In Alnus glutinosa chromosome 7, dhAlnGlut1.1, whole genome shotgun sequence, the sequence ttttatcctaaaaatttaagctaTTATGAAATAAATGGATTTGATGAGTTGACCATTCTTCTGACAATTTATGTTATGCAGGTGCTCATGCTGCTAAAATAACTTTCACAAACAACTGTCCAACAACTGTTTGGCCAGGAACTCTAACGGCAGACCAGAAACCTCAGCTATCAACTACTGGATTTGAGCTGGCATCCAAAGCATCCTCATCGGTTGATGTCCAAGCTCCATGGATAGGTCGGTTCTGGGCACGAACACGATGCACCACCGACGCCTCAGGAAAGTTCACCTGCGAAACTGCTGATTGTGCCTCTGGCCAGGTTGCATGCAACGGTGCCGGTGCGATCCCACCGGCATCTTTGGTAGAAATCAACATAGCAGCGAATGGTGGACAAGATTTCTACGATGTCAGCCTTGTAGATGGCTTCAACCTCCCTATTTCTGTTGCCACACAAGGCGGGACCGGTGATTGCAAGCCCTCGAGTTGCCCAGCAGACGTGAACGCCGTTTGCCCTGCTGAGCTGCAACTGAAAGGGTCTGATGGGAGCGTGATCGCTTGCAAGAGCGCATGCTTAGCTATCAATGAGCCACAATATTGTTGCACTGGCGATTATAGTACCCCAGAAACATGTCCACCCACAAACTATTCGATGATCTTCGAGAACCAATGCCCTCAAGCTTATAGCTACGCTTATGATGATAAGAACAGCACGTTCACCTGCTCCAATGCACCTGACTACGTTATCACTTTCTGCCCTTGAATTTACGGAGAGGAATTATGCGTTCCTTCTCTCTATAGTAATAAGAGAACAATAAGTACTGTCATGGACTAAGGTGCATTCATGCCTGTGTCTGTGTCAATGTAATAAACACTTGAATGATAGATATCAAAGGAATAATGCAAactttttttcataattatttcgGAGCAAGTATACTTGTGCTTATGACCAGAAATTTATCTTCAGCTGCGATATATTTTCAGATGCTAGCTATTCATGCCGTATGCTATTCAGATTAAGTCTCCTTGTAGTACCAGCAGTACGTGGTGCTAGAAATATTAAAACTTTTACTATAAAATCATTTAATAAACTGATGTTCATGGCTGATTTGTTCAAACTAATGTGGCAGTTGATAAGAGtgatataattaagaaaaatctctTACTATTATATAGTAAACTGGGTTGGCCCCGTCATGCCGTCAATTatcaattgctttttttttatttgcatcaCAATCGGTGTAGGCTAGCTTCTACCAATATTCTTATTTACATTTAGGCCTTCAAAGTTTATCAGAGGACTCACTGAAGATAATATCGTATTCTATTGACCGGCCATTTCGTTTCTTTTCTGAGAAGGGTATATTCATATATGCATGGTGCCATGGTGGTATATATATTGACAGCAAGTTATTTAAAGTTTATTGTATTTAAAATCTCTTTCTAGAAAGTTTAATCAAATAGAcgtttaatttaataaaaaaaataattgcaaatgcattagccaaaaaaaaaaaaaaaaaaaaagataacaaaatggGAATTTTAAAGATGCGGCTTAAACAATCTTAACCAAAATCTCATCTTGAAAAGTTGGGCTGATTTTCATTTGCTGCAGGCTAGCTAGGCTGCAGCTGGTCATCGATTttagattttataatttatatagataaaaataaaataaataacgtCCCTACTTTGACAACTGTTGCagataaaaataagataatCGACCTCTAAATGAATAgtgtcattttatttatttatttttgtcgaAAAAGACACTATTATATTCAAGCTTCAATAaacttacttttttctttttcttttttagttcaAAATCAACGATCCAAATGAGAGACGTCAACAagaaatatgcatatatatataagaaatgagtgaataacattttcaaaaatcatacaatattaacaaattaaaacaaaaaggtaTTTCACCTCCCCTTCATGAGATTTCCTGTTTTTCATGAGAAAGAGATATA encodes:
- the LOC133873485 gene encoding thaumatin-like protein 1b; translated protein: MMIKSLSLFGLIALAFTFLSGAHAAKITFTNNCPTTVWPGTLTADQKPQLSTTGFELASKASSSVDVQAPWIGRFWARTRCTTDASGKFTCETADCASGQVACNGAGAIPPASLVEINIAANGGQDFYDVSLVDGFNLPISVATQGGTGDCKPSSCPADVNAVCPAELQLKGSDGSVIACKSACLAINEPQYCCTGDYSTPETCPPTNYSMIFENQCPQAYSYAYDDKNSTFTCSNAPDYVITFCP